A genomic segment from Myxococcales bacterium encodes:
- the allB gene encoding allantoinase AllB: MFFRSTRVLLPEGERASAVEVMGRRVVRVVAYDAVPPGAPLTDCGSHVLMPGVVDTHVHVNEPGRTEWEGFQTATRAAAAGGVTTLVDMPLNSIPATTSLRALDEKRAAAEGKCVVDVGFSGGVVPGNVAELGPMIDAGVVAFKCFLCESGVDEFANVSEGDLRRAMPALAERGVTLLAHAELPLVLDEAAKAAKGLSPEAARRYASYLASRPKTAEDRAVELLLRLARETKAKTHVVHLSSADALASLRQAKDEGVPLHAETCPHYLTLSAEEIPDGATEYKCAPPIREAQNRERLWAALREGLIDQVVTDHSPSTPALKCADTGDFLAAWGGISSLELGLSLVWTEATKRGLSLADVSRLLSGAPAALVGLSDRKGRIAPGFDADFVVFDPDRERFVEPTALQHRHKLTPYAKRTLRGCVVATFVGGEKVYDGASVVLSTAGRLVRRVS; encoded by the coding sequence ATGTTCTTTCGCTCCACGCGTGTGCTCTTGCCCGAAGGCGAAAGGGCCTCTGCCGTTGAAGTCATGGGCCGCCGCGTCGTGCGCGTCGTGGCCTACGACGCGGTGCCGCCGGGTGCGCCGCTCACGGACTGTGGGTCCCACGTGCTGATGCCCGGCGTGGTCGACACGCACGTGCACGTGAACGAGCCCGGGCGCACGGAATGGGAGGGATTTCAGACGGCAACGCGCGCCGCCGCCGCCGGTGGGGTGACGACGCTCGTCGACATGCCGCTCAACAGCATCCCCGCGACGACGAGCCTCCGCGCCCTCGACGAGAAGCGAGCCGCCGCTGAAGGGAAGTGTGTCGTCGACGTGGGCTTCTCTGGTGGCGTCGTGCCGGGCAATGTCGCGGAGCTCGGCCCGATGATCGACGCGGGCGTCGTGGCCTTCAAGTGTTTCCTCTGCGAGTCCGGCGTCGATGAGTTTGCCAACGTCAGCGAAGGCGATCTGCGCCGCGCGATGCCCGCCCTCGCCGAGCGAGGCGTGACGCTCCTCGCGCACGCCGAGCTTCCTCTTGTGCTCGACGAAGCGGCGAAGGCGGCGAAGGGCCTATCGCCGGAGGCCGCCCGTCGCTACGCGAGCTACCTCGCGAGCCGCCCCAAGACGGCCGAGGATCGCGCCGTCGAGCTACTCCTTCGGCTCGCCCGTGAGACCAAGGCGAAGACGCACGTCGTTCACCTCTCTTCGGCCGACGCCCTCGCGTCGCTGCGTCAGGCCAAGGACGAGGGTGTGCCGCTTCACGCGGAGACTTGCCCCCACTACCTCACGCTCTCCGCCGAGGAGATCCCCGACGGCGCGACCGAATACAAATGCGCGCCCCCAATCCGCGAAGCGCAAAACCGCGAACGCCTGTGGGCCGCCCTCCGCGAAGGCCTCATCGATCAGGTCGTCACCGACCATTCGCCGTCGACGCCCGCGCTCAAGTGCGCCGACACGGGCGACTTCCTGGCGGCTTGGGGAGGCATCTCGTCGCTCGAGTTGGGACTCTCGCTCGTCTGGACCGAGGCCACGAAGCGAGGTCTCTCGCTCGCCGACGTCTCGCGTCTCCTCTCCGGCGCACCGGCCGCGCTCGTGGGCCTCAGCGATCGCAAGGGCCGCATCGCCCCGGGCTTCGACGCCGACTTCGTCGTGTTCGATCCCGACCGCGAGCGCTTCGTCGAGCCGACCGCGCTGCAGCACCGGCACAAGCTGACACCCTACGCCAAGCGCACCTTGCGGGGGTGCGTCGTCGCCACGTTCGTCGGCGGCGAAAAGGTTTACGACGGAGCGTCGGTCGTCCTCTCTACGGCGGGTCGCCTCGTTCGCCGCGTGTCCTAG